GAGGATAGGTTATATTTTTGGTCTAGGATCCCAATTTGAGGATCTAGCGAAGAGGAACTAAAAATATCCACCTATACTTTGAGGATTGATAGATCAATCTATTATCTATCAATCTAATACTATCTAACTATCTAAGTATCTAACTATCTAACTATCTAAGTATCTTACTATCTTGCTATCTATCTATCAATCAATctatccatctatctatctatctagctatctatctatctatctacaATCTAAATGTTTGACTATACTATCTTACCATCTAACTATCTATTTATCCAAATATCTAACAATCTATCTATTCgcctttttatatatatctataatatatttataccaaATTAACATCAGTTATACATTTAAACTGCACTTTTTGTGCACgttcataaaaaaatttattatttatttattgcaacaTCAAAATGTAAAGCAATTTAGGcgattttcaaattaaaagccattttTATGGGCATCAGACGATAAAAAAACCAGAACACAATTAAGATCACTTTTTCTTCACAAATTTTGCATCACACTGTTTTTTGATTATTActgtttttatatttcaacATTCTACTTATtttcacataaaaaaaaacttgaaaacttGAACTTGTATTTGTTTCGTTATTGTGCATTAACAATTTGGTCAGCTATCCTTTGTTTCGTATCCTTGCGACCTTCAACTCACCTTCATGTTTTCAAACTTTGTTCTTTTTGAGTAAGTTGTGCTTGAGGGGACTGGACAATTTGTGCTGATCTGTCGCCGGTTACGATGATCTTATATACCCGTAGTGCCAAGAATCCGAAAAGTGGAGCAATaaaactggccaaaaagaacGTATACGGATGCAAATTTTGTGCGGGGTTCGTTTAATTGTTTAGATATTGATTTTGGGATGCCATTATCATTGATATTTGCCAGATTTACCAGAGACGATCGAACAATGCGTGCCGAAGTCATAACTTATTTGTGACGCCTTTCAAATCGCCAGAACAATGAGAACTTGTTCCTTTTGCGACAGGTGATCATCTCACCTGGCGAATTTCCGCACCTTTGATGAATTCTTGTGCAAATTGATTGCTTCATAAACGTTGTGCTGGGTTTActgtcttcttttttttttttttgtggcctCTTCTATTTTCGGCTAAACTCAATTTATGAGCCCATTGTCCACGCCCATTATGATTTTCGGTTCAccgaaaattatgcaaatttatgcaaatttcagtAATGCTTCCTCCTCAACACAAATAgcgcaaaaacacaaaaattgtttgcttttggttttctcatacaaaatattttggcaatatGAAAAGTAACATTATTAGTCGCTTATACTACTAATCTCTCTTTAATTTCGCGGTTTAATTGCACTGTCTTAATGCTTTTGAGCGAATTTCTTTTGATGTTCGGAGTCTTTCGGTAGTTTACCTTTTTTATgtgggtttttgtttaataaacatttatgtaAATCTATTGTTTAAGCCCACTTTCtcccagaaaaataaatatcagacgaaaaatggaaaacaatgaagggcttttgtttgattttcattcATAGATAAATAGATGCaacacatatttttaatgtatttaaatgtgttttaatttcataactGCTATAAATTTGCTTAGCATTAATCAACACTTGCGCTATCGATTGTCGATAGGCGCCGATAGTCCCGCCCAAGTATAAAAAAACACAGCTGTTTACATCGCtccatctcgctcgctcgctttTCGCTgtggatttcttttttttattgtattaaaCAAATCGCAAAAATAGGTCTTTAATGGCGGTGTAATCGAATCGTagttgtaaacaaaaacaaataaaagggGTGGGAAGTGCGAGGCAACATAAACATTTGGGGGACTTCGCATTTTGCAACATGAGAGCGGTCAATTAGCaagtcaacaacaacaacatggcGCACCTGCACCAAAATTCTTCATGTTGACGTCAACAAAGTGAAATCCGATCAAGAAATCGTAGCGATCGCAAGGAAAGGACCGCAATACGGATAACCGTGTGAAACGGAAgcatcgaggaggaggaggaggattaCTACAATCCCCAggatcagcaggagcagcagactACCCAGCATATCTAGAGTCCCCGGATCCATCATCACACCAGGATGTACTCCGAGTGGGCCTCGCTGTCCGCCCAAATCACAGCCAACAGCTGCGGCGCCCAGTGCTTCAGTGTGCTGAACAAATTCCCCGCCTCCGCAGGACGCGAAGTGGTCGTCTCCGTGGTCAAGCAGCTGGGCACCAATCTGGGCATCACCCAGAATGCAGAGCCCAGTCACCTGGTCAAAGACGAAGAGGTGGGTCATCGTAGTTGTCCCACACGGAATGGTCCTCTATAAAACAGGCTACTCTTGTTGAAAGCTGTAAAGATGATCCTTTGATTGATATTTGCAGTCAGGAAGGGATTTTGGATTTCAGGAAATCTGTTTATCCATTATGAGAAGCAAAGTACTATCCTTAAAATGCCTAAAACGAAATAGTATATCTtatatcaaattgaattttaaaccGGAAGTTAAACGTTCTTCATACAATTTTCTTTACTTCAAGACTTGCAACAAACATTGTTCATTCACATGTCCAacaaaacattattttaatggaTGAAATAATGTATTAGTAATGTGCTGGAAAAGCTTCCATTAAATCCATAAAATTGTGCATGTAATTgccgaatgaatgaatgaaaactCAATTTATATTACCTCAATCTGGAAACGAAATataattgttgtttgttggtttAATGTAGAGTTGCTATTTATAGAATGCCTGGGATGTTTTCATAGAAAAATACGAGTTTTCCTtagaatggaaaatgttgaaacTTATATAAAAGTAATACTTATTGAGTAACATTGCAACGCGATTCGATTCCAGGTAAAATGGTGCATGGACGTGATATGCTTCGGACTTTCGCTTCCTCTGCAGGAACACGAGACGATCAAGGACTGCGTGAATGTGTACTGCGAGTGGCTGACGGCGCTGCATCCGCAGCCCAGGATCAGTGTTCCGAAGCCGATATGCGAGGATGCCAATCTCTATGCGCGCCAGATCATCAACCACTTTCACAATCTGTTTGTGCCGCGCCAGGGCGAAAGTAAGTAGATGCCCACTGGCCCCTGGATTTTATGATCTATATATGCTGTCCCTTGTGCTCGTATTAACCCCGCTCTAAATTTCAAGTCTTGCCATTTCTATACCAAACCACGCTTGGTAGGTTGCTCGTGCTCTTTACATATACGTACATAGATTGCTCTTGGGAAAAATAATGTCTAAGCTGTGAAAATGCTGTTAATTCTTGGACAATATTTGTCCTACGAGTAGGACTAGTATCCATTAGAATATTAAGGGCCACAACTAATACTTATACCTAATGGCTTTCAGGTGCAGATACAATTAAGCGGCAGGCAGTGCTCTGCCATCGGGTGCTACGAACTCTGCAGCAAACTGCCCAGATATCGCAGCTGATGGACCGGCAGACGTGGGACACGCTGCTACTCTTTCTGCTGGCTATCAATGAGATCCTGCTGGCGCCGCCCACCGTCAAGGACGATGTGGGCGATCAGCTGTGCGAGCGAGTGCTCTCCGTGCTCTTTGAGGTCTGGCTTCTGGCCTGCGTTCGCAGTTTTCCCTCGCCGTCGATGTGGAAGACGCTGCAGGAGTCGTGTGCCATGTGGCGGCACCGCGTGGCCCTCGTGGATCAATGGAATCGAGTAAACTTGGCCCTAACCGCTCGCCTGCTGGAGTTCAGCTATGGTCCTGCGTTTCCGCAGCTCAAGAATGGTGCGTTTTGATAAATCAATATCATAACATAATAATTTCGAATCCTTTTATACCTCCACAGCCGACGAGGATGGCCAGCTGATACCAATTGGAATGTCCAACGACTGTGTGGCCCAGACATGGTACCGCTTCCTGCGGATGATTGGCAATCCCACGGCGCTCTGTTCACCACATATCATCAGCAAATCATCGCACTTTGTGCAGTGGGCCTTGACCCATGAAAAGGGCGCCGAGACGCATCAGCATCCTTGCCTGCAACAACTGCCGCAGATCTTCCTCAATGCCATGAAGGGCATTTCCAGTCAAGTGGACGCTTTTCTAGGTAAGATCCTGATTGGAATTCGGGTGTTGATCCTATTGGGAACCTGGTACTCGTGGAACACCACTTTCAATTGCCTTTGTACAACTTGAATGTTTAAAATTCAAGGATTCAGTGCATGGCGAGTACCAGGTTCTATGTAGTGGGTAAATCCAATATTGTCGCTCTTCAACGTTTTGCATTAGATTATTGAAAGGCTAGCTGAGTACTTCTTTCTCTTTTCTCTTGTTCGTTTGTTTATCGCTGGTTTTGCTAActccaaaaatttgtatctaaATCGAAAATGCCTAACTGAAATTCGCTTGAACAACCGTGCAAAAAAGCAGGCGTTTAtcagccgccgccgcagcaaaCGGACGGTGTAGTGACGAATCTGCTGGAAATCCGGCACTCGCTCAACGAGGCCACCTCCTCGACCCTGCAGCAGTTCATCCACTCCAGTAGCGCCACGAATATTGCGAACCAGCAGAATCAGCCCgcccatcaccatcatcacctCCACTAtccgcatttgcatttacacGGCGCTGGTAGCTTTCTGCGCGACAATTTCATGAGCAACTCGGCCAGCTCCGCCCTGAACGCCATCATGGGTCACCATGGCGGCCACCATGGTcaccaccatcagcagcagcagcagcagctccagatCAGTGCCTCGCCCACCAGCAGCCTGACGACGGGCGGCAGCTCCGCCGTGGGCAGCACCAGTGCCGGAGGCAGTCACTCTGCCGGAGTCGTTGGCAGCATCTCCTTTGGCGCCACTGAATCGCCTGGCACGGGTCAGGCCTCCgcctctgccacgcccacaccgcCACTCCAGCGACGTCTGGCGAAAAGCTTCAGCGTAGCACCCACCATCACACAACAGAAGGGTGCGGATCTCCACGGAGAATCTCTATTTGGATAACCACCGAATGTTGTATTCCTTGTTGTGACACCAAGCTATGTTAAAACTTTATCCTGGCAGAGGTAGTTGAGGGTATTAAGTAGTTAGTAATATGACTAAAAACGTTTCATACAAGGTAAACCTCAAGTTGTAGTATTCAATTTAAAGATCTAAAACAGTCTGTTTATATTAATGTAATCTTTTATATCACTACTTCTATACAAATCTCAACACAGTTCATGAGCTAGTTTAGtttatatatgcaaattgatgGTGATCTTAATGTTCTGGAAACGACTTACCCATCTGCCAGGGTATCTGAACTTCGGTGCACCGAAGCCAAccttttgtttcattttttttgtgccatgGCGTGCTTCTGAATTGACCTGACTtggtttgcttatttttttgttgcttgccTAGATGTTGTTTGCCTTGATCCATCGCCACATTTCTCCCAGCCAAGTTCGCACTCACGAGTTttgcattttagtttttttttccatctttcgtattattttctttggcatctctgtattttttttgtataatttgttCCGTAGCATGAGTGGAATAATCTCGGTGTAATTGCCCGGCGCGGATGAGTCGGGCCGAGTAACTGTTGCCACTTTCCACCGGCGGATTATGCATTGTAATTTATCAACGAACGCCCACAATTATATAGCATGCTCcctttgtatctgtatctcgcGCTCCGCATATTTGTATCTAATTTCTCTAACAATTTCTCACACTTGCTCCACGCTGCTCCACTCACCCATCGCATCGCATTGCCTCGCATCTCAGGCTTGAGCAAGACCTCGCTTATTGGCCTCACCGGCGGTGGTGCACGCAACgcgatcagcagcagcagcaccaccaacgcCGGCAGCACGGGAACGGGATCGGGAGAGGGATCCGCTCCTGCTCCGGCGCCCACAACTCCCACGTCCACGTCGGGACCGCCGTCggcgagcagcagcatcaactgTAAGTGCATTGGGAAAACACCTAACTGATCTTGGCCGTGTGGCTCTCCAACTTCGGTAAACTGTTTAAAGAActtcattttgcaattactttcTTTGGTcctatgaaatattttaaaaacttggTTTAGATACACATGCGCCAAGATCAATCTGCTGTTTTCTAGTTCGTAAATTAACCGATAAAGCCTATCTGCGGATGGTTATATATTAACTAATTGGATCcattgttttgtgtgtgctgtgtgtgaaTCGTTTGTGAGCTTCTCCCGTGCCGCCTAACTATCTAACAGATGTTTTAACCGCCCCCCATTGCCATGATTGCTTCGCTCTCTCTCTGACACCGTCTGCTCTCTCTTTCCATCCCTCTATATCTGTCTCTCTCACTACCGCGATCGCAGCTCTGCCGCTGACTTCGATGGGAGCGGGTGTCGAGCTGGCCGTGGCCAGACCCAAGTGCAACAGCATTCTCCACGTATTCCACGAGTGGCTCTTCGAGGCGGCGCACATCGGAGGCGACACTTGGCGGCAAAATCGTAAAAGTGAGTTCCGGTATTTGTAATATAAATTGTATGGCTAGTAAGTCCTTTACTACAGTTCGATCTAAAAGATTACTAAGTCTCTTTTATTAACACtacatatgtttttttttgttatcctTCGAAAATAGAGCAAGCATGCGAGGCCAGTAAGCGGCCATCCTCGATGATAATGGAGCACCGCAAGGGATCGATATCGTTGTCGCAGCCCAACTCGCTGAACGACCCGCAATCGTTGCCACCCACGCTGACCATCGATAAGTATGAGTCCGGCCGAGCCGAGGCCATTGGAACGCTGTGCAAGATCTTCTGTGCGAAGAAGACGGGCGAGGAGATCCTGCCCGTCTATCTGGCCCGCTTCTACATGGCTTTGCAGCAGTGCCTGAAGATCACAGAGTCGCGGGAATGCGACGAGACGTTGGCCAGCATCCTGCTGCACTCGAGTGACCTGTTTCGCCTGGACCTGGATGGGATTAATGTGCTGCTGCCAGGTTTCATTGCCGCCTTGGAAATCGTACTGCCCGACAAGGACCTCAAGCTGAAGACCCAATCGATGGTCTTCAATCGCACCGAACTGCGTCGCTCGGCGATCAACATCCTGCTGTCCATTATGGTGCTGCCGTTGCACTACCAAACGCTGCCCATCCGGGATCTAACCTGCGAAACGAGCGAGAAGTATGTGGTTGAGCTTTTTGTACCTGATGTAATTgagttaatattattttataacttCATCAGAATGTTTACCTTCATCCAACTGAAGTCGCGGCTCATGAACATCCTGATGAATGCCCTGCAGGTGGAAACGGATGCCCAAAACACGCACATGCTACTGGGCGGCCTGCTGCTCTGCGTCCAGGACGCCGTCACCTTCGAGGAGACGGAACTGGGCGGCGGCAATGCCAATCTCTCGCACAACTCCAGTGGTGTGCAGCACCACGACGCCAATCTACTGAGTTCGGGTTAGTTTCTGCAGCTCCAAGGGCAGCGCTCTTGAACTCAttccattttgatttgttggaatttttgtattatttaattgcccaccttttttattcgcatttccttttggcatttttgtgtttttttgtggGCTGTTGATGAGCAGCGTGCTCGGAGCGTTCCGCTTCGCTGGTCAGCGCTGGCACAGCCAGCTTGGGCGGCCAGACGACGGCCACCATGGGAGCGGGATCGGGCTCCATTCGCGACACCGCCTCCGCCCACGACTACCCCAGCCTGACCATTTCCGATGACATGTCATTCGAGTTCGGCCAGGAACTGGAGGGGGTGACCACCTATGGtaaactttgttttttgcatttttattatatttatattaagttGGCTAAAGTTTTTTTATAGTCTTATTGTTATGTGGTCCAGTCGTTTAAAGtaattttcagaatatttaaataatatgcaaCAATATTGTTTGCTTTCTTGTCAGCTTATTGGACTCAAACTAATACTATTCTTTCTTTTAGATAACGCCCATGCCCTATTTGTGCGCGCCACGTATTTGGTCTGCCATCGACTGATCTCGTCGTGGAAGACGGATCTGAATGTTTCGCTGGCCGCCTTGGAGTTGCTGTCTGGCTTGGCCAGGTTACATATCCGGGAAACAGGTAAAGTTTGCTCCTCATTTTGGTGTGCATATGCTCCTGCAAAGGCTTTATTTGGAATGCTGATGGAATTGAACTCTGTATGAATATAGGATTCATTACAATAGGGAAATCCTTTGCAAGAGCATCAAAAGGCTTCGGTGGCACCGAGGCTGCACTTTCCTTTCCTGATTTTAATGTCGTTTGTTTTCTGTCCACctctgtttgtttattttcgaacTGTTACCATGTGCGTATCCTTTCAATGTTAACCCCCGCTGTAAAAACCCTCCAAATATCCACTTACCCACTTAATCCACTTAACCCCTaactgtttgctttgctgTGCAGCCAGGAAATTTACAAATGGTAATTGATTGACGAAGCCAACTAACCTAACTAACGCCACTTTCTTCtgtctttctttctttcttttttttgtcgcGTTTCTTTTTCTAACCGCCATCGAaatcgcaccaccaccactgcaCCACATCccgaataaatcaaaaaataataacctaatatataatatgacCCACCTCATCCACATTGCCATCTATCAACTCACGttgattgcaatttgtttctatatataatatatgtgtatatttaatttgcatctCCAACCGATAACGAATGTATATAACCccaacaaccaccaccaccaaccaccaaACACCAACCACTCATCCAAATCGCCCACGTAGACACCTTAGTGAAAATATACGAAGCTAGTCAGAATCTAACGATAATCTCCTCAGACGCTCTAGAGTGCAAGCGGGCCGTGAAGTGGATCTgtgactatatatgctaccAGTGCTCCCGTCCGCCGCCGGCGCACAGCAAGGATCTGCACAGCACCATTGTGGCGGCCTTTCAGTGCACCGCCGCCTGGCTGATGCAGCATCCCTATTTGCTGCAGGACAAGGATTGCCTGCAAACGGTCCTCGAGGTGGTGGAGCTGGGCATTTCGGGCACCAAGAGCCAGAGCAAGGGCACCGATATACCCAAGTTCAAGGACGAAAAGGAGCTAAAGCCCGCCTCGATGAGAGTGCGAGATGCTGCAGAGAATCTGCTGACCATTATCCTCGAGCAAGTGGGCTATTTCCCCAGCGAGTGCGGTCCAGAGTCCATATCCTCGCTATTGGATGAGCTGGCGCTCATGAAGCACTGTAACTCTATGGtgccggcggcggcggccagcAGTGAGCAGGCCATTGCCAAGTTTAAGTACTTCGTGACTGAGAACTCCACCATATTGGCACTGCTCGAGGAGCCGTTGGGCAATGACCAGGATCCCCAACCCACAGTGACTCGTAAGTCTCTATCAATCAAAGTACTTTGCTGCACTTTACTGATGAAAGTTGTTGTCTTTATTTAGTGCTCATTCGCGGCCCCTTTGGTCGACATGCCTGGACCATGCAGTTGCGTCATCTGCCTCGGAGTAAGTCTGGGATTAAGTACCATGCCATTAATCCTGGCAGGCCCATACCCATGAACGATGTGACGCAGCGACTGGATAGCGAGCAAAAGAACTTCCCCGACGGCGTGGACAAAGTGCAGCCTTGTGTGGCGGACTACTCCATACCCACCATCGAACAAATGCGCGAGCAATACGGCACTGCTGTCATACGAGAGCTGGAGTCATTACTGGAGAACCAGAGCATTCACGAGAAACTGGCCTGGGCGGAGGCGGACACCAGTGCGGATAGTTTGTCGCACGCACAGGAATGTGTGCCGCCAACGGTGTGCCACGAGTTCCATGCGGCGCGTCTCTTTCTCTCACACTTTGGTTTCCTGGGCTTCGAGACGCGGAATCCACAAAATCCAGCTGAGGCACTGGGCAATCCGCCACAGCGGCCGCTAATCGTGCTGGACACCAAGTCCGCAGCCTTCGCCGCCGATCTGGATCGATTGGATAAGCTGAGTGCGAGGACGCACGACAGCGTTTATGTTTTCTATGTGAAGGTGTGTCAATAATATTTCCTTACATTTCGATTCATATGCTAATTGATCCAATATTTGCAGAGTGGCCAAACAAGTGCCCAGCAGATTATCGCCAATATGGGTGAGGAATCGTCTGCCAGCCATGATCCTCACTTCGCCAGCATGCTGCAAACGCTGGGCTGGCCGGTTCAGGTTTCAGAACACTCTGGCTGGACGGGCTTTGCCCACAACTCGTGGTCACTCAAGGGAACGCCCGAGGAGCAGCTAAAGTCCACTGCCAACGAGCTGAACTACAATGGATCACAGCGGGTGCTCTACTGGGCGGATGTGTCATCGGAAATCGCCTTCGTGGTGCCCACGACGTGGAATCTGCGATACAATAGCGACACTTGCGATAGTGGAAGCATCTCGAGCACGGATCAGATTGGCTCCAGCAATGTCTGGACACGCGGAGAGGCCGACAGTGCGGCTGGCCTGGCAAAATCCAAGTCAAGGAATCTTAGCCTAGAACTCGACACGAATCGCAGGGATGTAAAGGAGCCAGTTCCGCCGACGCGGCGAAAAGGAAATGTGACGAAACCCACGCTATTGGCCCAGGCGCCGGCCAAGATCTTTCTGGTGTGGCTGGAGAGCTATGAGGATTACCTAAACTTTCCACTCGAGGATCTGCTAGCCTATACGCGCACTGGCGAGGAGCTGCAGACGCAGCAGTTGCCTCGCGCCACCGACTGTCACGTGATCTTCGTGCATTCGTTGCTCTCGGGACTTCTGAGAGTAAAGTTGCAAGGTCCACCGGGAAGGATGAGCTTTGCCACACCCCTGGTCGATGGCATGGTCCTGAGCCGGCGGGTAGTCGGAAATCTGGTGCGACAAACGGCATTGAACATATCACGCCGCCGGCGCCTGGACAATGATAAGTAAGTGGGCTCTCCTCTCCTCTCCTCTTATCAGTGCATCCAACACCTAACTAATGGTAACTCAACTCTTTGCTTTAGCTACCAACCGCCTCATGTGCGACGACGACTCAAGGTGCAGGACATTGTCCAGAAGTACAAAATGGATCTGAGCGAGGCCGATCTGCTGGCCCATCTGTTCCAGCGCGCAATTTAGCCGGCTATCGGAAGTATTATTAACCCGCTACCTAGTTTAAGAGCCAGAGAAGTGGTCTTTTCTATGTCTGTATTAACGTGTGCTTAACTAAAaccccaaaacaaaactgatCCATAATCGGTGTCCACTGAGTGTTACCCGAATGATTATCGTatgctaattattatttattgctaataaatCGAATTATACTTTGTAAAAGTATTTGTAATATTATAAGCCCTTGCGTTTTTCGCCTCCGTTTTGAGCAATCCGTTCAAGCTATGGTGTTAGTGGAAACAATGGCTCTCCATGTGTATTCACATAATTGGCAGCCACATCCGAAATCAATTTGGTCCACAGCATGTGGGAGCGATTCGAGATGATCGCGTGAGGAGCAAATGACAACAAGACATGGGGattctaatttaaatatttatatattgcaAACTAAATAGATAAGTAAAATCTATGGTTAGTTTAATATTCAAGTTAATGGTTTCAAAACTATTATTTTCTTGGAAACAAATTGAGATCATCTTGAAAGCTCGTGAGGGCCTTTCACACTGCTTCACGTCGCCATCTCTTTCGGTTGTTAGCACAGCATCTTGTTAATTTCACCTTTGACTTGGATGTCTGGGAGTCTCGGAGTCTGAAATCGGGTCCGGTGATCGGAGGTGGGGCATTTGGACACACGCGGGCCCGGCATTTCGCAACTCCACCGACGGGCAAtcaattcaaaacaaaactgtTGCCGGCCAAGGGGCCATCTCGTCATCATCAATGAAAGTCGTGATGTAATCGGCTAACACGTTACACATTTTGTGGCTGGttttgcatatgtatgtatgtatgtttgggccatttatttattaacaaataatataagTTAAT
This Drosophila simulans strain w501 chromosome X, Prin_Dsim_3.1, whole genome shotgun sequence DNA region includes the following protein-coding sequences:
- the LOC6739874 gene encoding ral GTPase-activating protein subunit beta isoform X1, which encodes MYSEWASLSAQITANSCGAQCFSVLNKFPASAGREVVVSVVKQLGTNLGITQNAEPSHLVKDEEVKWCMDVICFGLSLPLQEHETIKDCVNVYCEWLTALHPQPRISVPKPICEDANLYARQIINHFHNLFVPRQGEILPFLYQTTLGADTIKRQAVLCHRVLRTLQQTAQISQLMDRQTWDTLLLFLLAINEILLAPPTVKDDVGDQLCERVLSVLFEVWLLACVRSFPSPSMWKTLQESCAMWRHRVALVDQWNRVNLALTARLLEFSYGPAFPQLKNADEDGQLIPIGMSNDCVAQTWYRFLRMIGNPTALCSPHIISKSSHFVQWALTHEKGAETHQHPCLQQLPQIFLNAMKGISSQVDAFLGVYQPPPQQTDGVVTNLLEIRHSLNEATSSTLQQFIHSSSATNIANQQNQPAHHHHHLHYPHLHLHGAGSFLRDNFMSNSASSALNAIMGHHGGHHGHHHQQQQQQLQISASPTSSLTTGGSSAVGSTSAGGSHSAGVVGSISFGATESPGTGQASASATPTPPLQRRLAKSFSVAPTITQQKGLSKTSLIGLTGGGARNAISSSSTTNAGSTGTGSGEGSAPAPAPTTPTSTSGPPSASSSINSLPLTSMGAGVELAVARPKCNSILHVFHEWLFEAAHIGGDTWRQNRKKQACEASKRPSSMIMEHRKGSISLSQPNSLNDPQSLPPTLTIDKYESGRAEAIGTLCKIFCAKKTGEEILPVYLARFYMALQQCLKITESRECDETLASILLHSSDLFRLDLDGINVLLPGFIAALEIVLPDKDLKLKTQSMVFNRTELRRSAINILLSIMVLPLHYQTLPIRDLTCETSEKMFTFIQLKSRLMNILMNALQVETDAQNTHMLLGGLLLCVQDAVTFEETELGGGNANLSHNSSGVQHHDANLLSSACSERSASLVSAGTASLGGQTTATMGAGSGSIRDTASAHDYPSLTISDDMSFEFGQELEGVTTYDNAHALFVRATYLVCHRLISSWKTDLNVSLAALELLSGLARLHIRETARKFTNDTLVKIYEASQNLTIISSDALECKRAVKWICDYICYQCSRPPPAHSKDLHSTIVAAFQCTAAWLMQHPYLLQDKDCLQTVLEVVELGISGTKSQSKGTDIPKFKDEKELKPASMRVRDAAENLLTIILEQVGYFPSECGPESISSLLDELALMKHCNSMVPAAAASSEQAIAKFKYFVTENSTILALLEEPLGNDQDPQPTVTLLIRGPFGRHAWTMQLRHLPRSKSGIKYHAINPGRPIPMNDVTQRLDSEQKNFPDGVDKVQPCVADYSIPTIEQMREQYGTAVIRELESLLENQSIHEKLAWAEADTSADSLSHAQECVPPTVCHEFHAARLFLSHFGFLGFETRNPQNPAEALGNPPQRPLIVLDTKSAAFAADLDRLDKLSARTHDSVYVFYVKSGQTSAQQIIANMGEESSASHDPHFASMLQTLGWPVQVSEHSGWTGFAHNSWSLKGTPEEQLKSTANELNYNGSQRVLYWADVSSEIAFVVPTTWNLRYNSDTCDSGSISSTDQIGSSNVWTRGEADSAAGLAKSKSRNLSLELDTNRRDVKEPVPPTRRKGNVTKPTLLAQAPAKIFLVWLESYEDYLNFPLEDLLAYTRTGEELQTQQLPRATDCHVIFVHSLLSGLLRVKLQGPPGRMSFATPLVDGMVLSRRVVGNLVRQTALNISRRRRLDNDNYQPPHVRRRLKVQDIVQKYKMDLSEADLLAHLFQRAI
- the LOC6739874 gene encoding ral GTPase-activating protein subunit beta isoform X5, which translates into the protein MYSEWASLSAQITANSCGAQCFSVLNKFPASAGREVVVSVVKQLGTNLGITQNAEPSHLVKDEEVKWCMDVICFGLSLPLQEHETIKDCVNVYCEWLTALHPQPRISVPKPICEDANLYARQIINHFHNLFVPRQGEILPFLYQTTLGADTIKRQAVLCHRVLRTLQQTAQISQLMDRQTWDTLLLFLLAINEILLAPPTVKDDVGDQLCERVLSVLFEVWLLACVRSFPSPSMWKTLQESCAMWRHRVALVDQWNRVNLALTARLLEFSYGPAFPQLKNADEDGQLIPIGMSNDCVAQTWYRFLRMIGNPTALCSPHIISKSSHFVQWALTHEKGAETHQHPCLQQLPQIFLNAMKGISSQVDAFLGVYQPPPQQTDGVVTNLLEIRHSLNEATSSTLQQFIHSSSATNIANQQNQPAHHHHHLHYPHLHLHGAGSFLRDNFMSNSASSALNAIMGHHGGHHGHHHQQQQQQLQISASPTSSLTTGGSSAVGSTSAGGSHSAGVVGSISFGATESPGTGQASASATPTPPLQRRLAKSFSVAPTITQQKGLSKTSLIGLTGGGARNAISSSSTTNAGSTGTGSGEGSAPAPAPTTPTSTSGPPSASSSINSLPLTSMGAGVELAVARPKCNSILHVFHEWLFEAAHIGGDTWRQNRKKQACEASKRPSSMIMEHRKGSISLSQPNSLNDPQSLPPTLTIDKYESGRAEAIGTLCKIFCAKKTGEEILPVYLARFYMALQQCLKITESRECDETLASILLHSSDLFRLDLDGINVLLPGFIAALEIVLPDKDLKLKTQSMVFNRTELRRSAINILLSIMVLPLHYQTLPIRDLTCETSEKMFTFIQLKSRLMNILMNALQVETDAQNTHMLLGGLLLCVQDAVTFEETELGGGNANLSHNSSGVQHHDANLLSSACSERSASLVSAGTASLGGQTTATMGAGSGSIRDTASAHDYPSLTISDDMSFEFGQELEGVTTYDNAHALFVRATYLVCHRLISSWKTDLNVSLAALELLSGLARLHIRETDALECKRAVKWICDYICYQCSRPPPAHSKDLHSTIVAAFQCTAAWLMQHPYLLQDKDCLQTVLEVVELGISGTKSQSKGTDIPKFKDEKELKPASMRVRDAAENLLTIILEQVGYFPSECGPESISSLLDELALMKHCNSMVPAAAASSEQAIAKFKYFVTENSTILALLEEPLGNDQDPQPTVTLLIRGPFGRHAWTMQLRHLPRSKSGIKYHAINPGRPIPMNDVTQRLDSEQKNFPDGVDKVQPCVADYSIPTIEQMREQYGTAVIRELESLLENQSIHEKLAWAEADTSADSLSHAQECVPPTVCHEFHAARLFLSHFGFLGFETRNPQNPAEALGNPPQRPLIVLDTKSAAFAADLDRLDKLSARTHDSVYVFYVKSGQTSAQQIIANMGEESSASHDPHFASMLQTLGWPVQVSEHSGWTGFAHNSWSLKGTPEEQLKSTANELNYNGSQRVLYWADVSSEIAFVVPTTWNLRYNSDTCDSGSISSTDQIGSSNVWTRGEADSAAGLAKSKSRNLSLELDTNRRDVKEPVPPTRRKGNVTKPTLLAQAPAKIFLVWLESYEDYLNFPLEDLLAYTRTGEELQTQQLPRATDCHVIFVHSLLSGLLRVKLQGPPGRMSFATPLVDGMVLSRRVVGNLVRQTALNISRRRRLDNDNYQPPHVRRRLKVQDIVQKYKMDLSEADLLAHLFQRAI